The Candidatus Omnitrophota bacterium DNA segment CTGTTTTGAGCCGCCGCTCATTTTAGTGGCGAAAATAAACCACGCGAGTATGAAAAGCAGGATGGGCCCGAAGCTGAAAAGCAGGTTGCCCAGCCATTTGCCTCCGGTTTTCCCCGCATAATCAACCCCGTTCGCCTGCATGTCTTTTATCAGATCTTTGTCGTCGAGATAAGGGGTTTTGAAACTGACGCTTTTCCCGTCCGCGCGGTAGTCGCCCTTTATCGTTTCGTCTTTTACTATTTCAACGGAGATGATTTTACCCGCCTCCAGAAGAGTGCGGAACTTGTTGTAGCTTATCTGCTCGTCGGATACCTTGGTTGTCTGGCTGTAGTTGAGGTAGAGCACGATCGCCGCCAGCAGCACCCAGAAAGACAGCCCCACATTTCTCTTTTTCATTTCTGGCTCCTGTAGATTTCCGATTTCAGCACGCCTATGTAGGGAAGGTGCCTGTAAATCTGGGCATAATCAAGCCCGTAACCCACGCAATATTTATTCGGGATAACGAATCCGGTGTAATCAATGTCTATTTTTTTCAGTCTGCATTCCTTTTTATCCAGCAGCACGCATATTTTCAGTGATTTGGGCTTTCTTGTGAGAAGATTCCTTTTCAGATAAGAGAGCGTCAGGCCCGTATCCACGATGTCTTCTATGATAAGAACGTCTTTCCCCACGATGGATTCGCGCAAATCCATCAAAAGCCGCACGACGCCCGATGATTCGGTGGAGTCAGCGTAAGACGATACGCTTATGAAATCCAGCACGGGTGAGAATTCAAGTTCCCTGATGAGGTCGCACAGAAACACAACGCTTCCCTTGAGAACCGAGACAAGTATCGGCCTTTTCCCTTTGTAATCTTTATTGAGGATATTCGCCAGCTGTTTCACTTTTTTCTTTATTTCAGCCTCGGAAATCAATATCTCTTTTATGTCCTGATGTTTCATGTTTTTCTCCGCTTATGCAATTTGCCTTTTCTCACCGTTAAATCCATGTCCCGCAGTTCAAAGACTCCGCCTTTTCCCGAACTTATAAATCCGTCAATTTTGTCTATGTAACGGGAATTCACTTTTCTGCCGAGGAATTCCGCCAAAAAGCACTTCCTCAAAAACTTATTATAGCTCAAATAGACGCTATTATCAAGTTTTCCGTTTCGGGATTTTTTTTCAAGTTCTTCCGATGCCGTTTTAACGAGAGCGTTTAAATCTTCCGCCTGGCTTTCAAG contains these protein-coding regions:
- the hpt gene encoding hypoxanthine phosphoribosyltransferase → MKHQDIKEILISEAEIKKKVKQLANILNKDYKGKRPILVSVLKGSVVFLCDLIRELEFSPVLDFISVSSYADSTESSGVVRLLMDLRESIVGKDVLIIEDIVDTGLTLSYLKRNLLTRKPKSLKICVLLDKKECRLKKIDIDYTGFVIPNKYCVGYGLDYAQIYRHLPYIGVLKSEIYRSQK